Proteins from a genomic interval of Candidatus Bealeia paramacronuclearis:
- the rsmA gene encoding 16S rRNA (adenine(1518)-N(6)/adenine(1519)-N(6))-dimethyltransferase RsmA — MDEKLPSLKDVIACYDLAPKKSLGQHFLLNPSVLEKIVTTAGDLSEYSVIEVGPGPGGLSRVICEKGCRHFYLIEKDDRAIEGLSLLEKHFKTPLTILAKDALEVSAHTLGDSPRKLISNLPYNVSVPLFLRWLEHIQDFDLLVLMFQKEVALRLKAKPSTPDYGRLSVITQLVADVELLFDLPPGAFSPPPKVVSSIIRVRPKKKPPTIDFNSFEKLTAAAFGQRRKMLRSSLKSLMKNPEELLEKAGIEPTSRAEELTPQDFFNFYQHWRLS, encoded by the coding sequence ATGGACGAAAAGCTGCCCTCCCTTAAAGACGTCATTGCGTGCTATGATCTGGCGCCAAAAAAAAGCCTGGGGCAGCATTTCCTTTTGAATCCTTCAGTCCTTGAAAAAATTGTGACCACGGCAGGAGACCTGTCGGAATATTCAGTCATTGAAGTGGGCCCCGGCCCTGGCGGATTAAGTCGGGTGATTTGTGAAAAGGGCTGTCGACACTTTTATCTCATTGAAAAAGATGATCGTGCCATAGAAGGTCTCAGTCTTTTAGAAAAGCATTTTAAAACACCACTCACCATCTTGGCAAAAGATGCCCTTGAGGTGTCTGCACATACGTTAGGTGATTCTCCTCGAAAATTAATTTCAAACCTACCTTATAATGTCTCTGTTCCTCTTTTCTTGCGATGGCTTGAACACATTCAAGACTTTGATCTTCTGGTTTTGATGTTTCAAAAGGAAGTCGCGTTAAGGCTTAAGGCCAAACCCTCTACTCCCGATTATGGAAGACTTTCAGTTATCACGCAACTGGTGGCCGATGTAGAGCTTTTGTTTGATTTGCCGCCTGGCGCCTTTTCTCCACCACCCAAAGTGGTATCTTCAATTATTCGGGTGAGACCTAAAAAAAAACCTCCTACAATTGATTTTAACAGCTTTGAGAAACTCACGGCTGCAGCCTTTGGACAACGGCGGAAAATGTTGCGCTCAAGCTTGAAATCGCTTATGAAAAATCCGGAAGAGCTCCTTGAAAAAGCAGGAATTGAGCCCACATCTCGCGCGGAAGAATTAACTCCTCAAGATTTTTTTAACTTTTATCAACATTGGAGATTGTCATGA
- a CDS encoding DUF192 domain-containing protein: MKKWVVFLSLFFPTSLWGSELKILTEKGHLLFEAELVTTDAQTSLGLMYRTELKDRHGMLLVMNPQNRTVMWMKNTSIPLDMMFINTQGTIVHIQENTKPYSTKPIGYFTNVLAVFEVPSGTCDKEGIHVGDKVSYHLFQ, translated from the coding sequence ATGAAAAAATGGGTTGTATTTTTAAGTTTGTTTTTCCCCACCTCTCTTTGGGGAAGTGAACTTAAAATCTTAACGGAAAAAGGACATCTTCTCTTTGAAGCGGAGCTTGTAACCACAGATGCCCAAACATCCTTGGGTCTTATGTACAGGACAGAATTAAAAGACCGTCATGGCATGCTTTTGGTAATGAACCCTCAAAACCGCACGGTGATGTGGATGAAAAATACATCTATTCCCCTTGATATGATGTTTATCAACACCCAAGGGACAATTGTACACATTCAGGAAAATACAAAACCTTATTCAACAAAACCAATTGGATACTTTACTAATGTATTGGCGGTCTTTGAAGTTCCCTCAGGAACTTGTGATAAGGAAGGTATTCACGTCGGCGATAAGGTCAGTTATCACTTATTTCAGTAA
- a CDS encoding O-methyltransferase gives MKHLLQSDALATYIQRISRGEALFLEQLRRETQKLPEAHLQITSEQGRFLSLLVELTDSRRILEVGTFTGYSSLVMGLSLPKDGHLITLDTNPEWTKIAQQFWELAGVSSKMELRLGHAVDSLKNLIEEGQTCSFDLMFIDADKQRYDVYYEFALTLLRSHGTIVIDNVLWSGRVADPKNHEVTTESLRAFNEKLMNDDRVSISLVPLGDGFMVAKKRY, from the coding sequence ATGAAACACCTCCTTCAGTCTGATGCTCTGGCAACTTATATCCAGCGGATTTCTCGTGGAGAGGCTTTGTTTCTTGAGCAGCTTCGGCGAGAAACGCAAAAGCTCCCAGAAGCCCATTTGCAGATCACATCCGAGCAAGGCCGTTTTTTAAGTCTTTTAGTGGAGCTTACAGACTCACGTCGCATTCTTGAGGTGGGAACGTTTACAGGTTACAGCTCCCTTGTGATGGGCTTGAGTTTGCCAAAAGATGGTCATCTCATAACATTGGATACCAATCCCGAGTGGACAAAAATTGCTCAGCAGTTTTGGGAGTTGGCAGGAGTTTCTTCAAAAATGGAGTTGAGGCTGGGTCATGCCGTCGACTCTCTTAAAAATCTTATTGAAGAGGGGCAAACGTGTTCGTTTGATCTTATGTTCATCGATGCTGATAAACAACGTTATGACGTTTATTATGAGTTTGCTCTCACCCTTTTGCGTTCCCATGGTACAATTGTCATTGATAATGTCTTGTGGTCTGGACGTGTGGCAGATCCCAAAAATCACGAAGTCACAACAGAGTCTTTGCGCGCATTTAATGAAAAACTTATGAATGACGATCGTGTTTCAATCTCCCTTGTGCCCTTAGGTGATGGGTTTATGGTCGCAAAAAAACGTTACTGA
- the rplI gene encoding 50S ribosomal protein L9: MQVILLQRVEKLGKMGDLKSVRPGYFRNFLFPKKMAALATAENIEKFDKEKVVLEQLNLKHKEEAELAAKAIDGLMVIVIRQAGESGHLYGSVTSRDIAEEVQKSFSHVTRQQVQIDHPIKTIGIHRVRVVLHPEVNVTVSVNVAKSEDEAKSQTTAMEEAVVESKAERVE, encoded by the coding sequence ATGCAAGTTATTTTGTTGCAACGCGTTGAAAAATTAGGAAAAATGGGCGACCTGAAGTCTGTAAGACCTGGATATTTCAGAAACTTTTTGTTTCCCAAAAAGATGGCGGCTTTGGCGACAGCTGAAAATATCGAGAAATTTGACAAAGAAAAAGTTGTTCTCGAACAACTCAATCTGAAGCACAAGGAAGAAGCAGAACTCGCAGCAAAAGCGATTGATGGCCTTATGGTTATTGTGATTCGCCAAGCGGGTGAGAGCGGACATCTTTATGGATCTGTCACATCACGTGATATTGCAGAAGAAGTTCAAAAGAGCTTTTCTCATGTAACTCGCCAGCAAGTTCAAATCGATCATCCGATCAAAACAATTGGTATCCACCGCGTTCGCGTAGTTTTACATCCTGAAGTTAATGTGACGGTCTCTGTGAACGTTGCAAAATCTGAAGACGAAGCCAAATCTCAGACCACTGCTATGGAAGAGGCTGTTGTTGAGTCCAAAGCAGAGCGCGTTGAGTAA
- a CDS encoding NAD-dependent epimerase/dehydratase family protein, giving the protein MKFLVTGTAGFIGNHTALRLLNKGHEVIGIDDFNPYYSVSLKEDRNDRIKDHPNFTLYREGLENLEKIKEIFKEHRPDKVIHLAAQPGVRYSLINPEAYTRSNVTGTLSILESCRTYPVEHLIYASTSSVYGANTKLPFEENDAVDHPLTLYAATKRANELMAHSYSYLFKIPTSGLRFFTVYGPWGRPDMAFFLFTKNILEGKPIDVFNNGDMERDFTYIEDIVSGILNVAATNPGELNPEKLHVADKSAVAPYQIYNIGNNKRVQLMHYIKVIEDVLGIEAQKNFLPMQNGDVQKTFASVDKLEKNAGYRPSTSVEVGVKNFVEWYRNYYQV; this is encoded by the coding sequence ATGAAATTTTTAGTCACCGGCACAGCTGGCTTTATTGGAAATCATACAGCCCTACGCCTTTTGAATAAGGGGCATGAAGTAATTGGAATTGATGATTTCAACCCTTATTATTCAGTCTCTTTAAAAGAAGATCGAAACGATCGAATTAAGGATCATCCCAATTTCACGCTTTATCGTGAAGGGCTCGAGAATCTGGAAAAAATCAAAGAAATTTTTAAAGAACACCGTCCCGATAAAGTAATCCATTTAGCGGCCCAACCTGGTGTTCGATATAGCTTGATTAATCCTGAGGCATATACACGCAGCAATGTCACAGGCACACTCAGCATCCTTGAGTCTTGTCGCACTTATCCCGTCGAACACTTGATTTATGCCAGTACAAGCTCTGTTTATGGCGCGAATACAAAGCTTCCTTTTGAGGAAAATGATGCTGTTGATCACCCTCTGACGCTTTACGCGGCAACAAAGCGCGCCAATGAGCTGATGGCACACTCCTATAGTTATCTTTTTAAAATCCCCACCTCTGGGTTGCGTTTTTTTACCGTCTATGGCCCTTGGGGCCGCCCTGATATGGCATTTTTTCTTTTTACCAAAAATATTCTTGAAGGCAAACCCATTGATGTTTTTAACAATGGGGATATGGAGCGCGACTTTACGTATATTGAGGATATTGTCTCAGGTATCCTGAATGTGGCTGCCACAAACCCTGGAGAATTAAATCCAGAAAAGCTCCATGTCGCGGATAAAAGTGCGGTGGCCCCTTATCAGATTTATAACATTGGCAATAACAAGCGTGTTCAATTGATGCACTACATTAAAGTCATTGAAGATGTTTTGGGGATTGAGGCTCAAAAAAATTTCCTTCCCATGCAAAATGGAGACGTTCAAAAAACATTTGCAAGTGTTGATAAGCTGGAGAAAAATGCTGGTTATCGTCCCTCCACTTCTGTGGAAGTAGGTGTTAAAAACTTCGTTGAATGGTATCGAAATTATTATCAAGTGTGA
- the sppA gene encoding signal peptide peptidase SppA, which yields MISKFFKFFFKTFYGLCAALGFVVFFGALLIYHYSLQKPSTAPVHENTFLTVTLQGDYPDYLKKDSLKHLLKREESSLYDLLTTLDAASQDPKITGLVMTLKTPGIGLAQLQELRDAILKFKKTGKPTLIYADSYGEMTSGLLHYYLASACDEIWMQPIGMLNILGLRLEQPYARDALEKIGVTPEFGGRKEYKSFVEMFTLNAPSEPAKEAQQAMLDSITSQVVEALAKSRKMNTDQILNAINNSPYTDLEANELKLIDRLEYRQNLKPALEERYGHEKALHFLDFLTYQEVQAVDKIASPFQDHVALVFDAGAINSSDDDAEGLMRESFISSARTYHIFMELLKDPHVKSIVYRISSPGGSPVASETIASVIRHAKTKGIPVVVSMGDYAASGGYWVSTEGSKIFAEPFTLTGSIGVFTGKFVIKDLWEKLGIHWAGASFGKNSGLDSMNTTFSPEEWERVNAFLDRIYSSFVNKVATRRKLSPDAVEKAAKGRVWTGEQAQSLGLVDQLGGLQDAIMFAKLEAKLDSDAEVLIYPKPKSLLEELSEKLLGHKGHGEEEYVQSSFLPIFKLWKSLQMFAAKIHLLMGGEVLEASLPEVR from the coding sequence ATGATCTCAAAATTTTTTAAGTTTTTCTTTAAGACCTTTTACGGATTATGTGCGGCCTTGGGGTTTGTCGTTTTTTTTGGCGCTCTCCTTATCTATCATTACTCTCTTCAAAAGCCCTCCACGGCCCCTGTGCACGAGAACACATTTTTGACCGTCACACTTCAGGGCGACTATCCTGATTATCTTAAAAAAGACTCTCTCAAGCATTTATTAAAGCGTGAGGAAAGCTCTCTTTATGATCTTTTGACGACCTTAGATGCTGCTTCTCAAGATCCTAAAATTACAGGTCTTGTAATGACTCTCAAAACTCCCGGCATAGGGTTGGCCCAATTGCAAGAATTGCGCGATGCTATTTTGAAATTTAAAAAAACGGGAAAACCCACACTCATTTATGCCGATTCTTATGGAGAGATGACGTCTGGACTTTTGCACTATTATTTGGCTTCGGCTTGTGATGAAATTTGGATGCAACCTATTGGAATGTTGAATATTTTAGGCCTTCGACTTGAGCAACCTTATGCCAGAGACGCCTTAGAAAAAATTGGCGTAACACCTGAATTTGGAGGGCGTAAAGAATACAAATCCTTCGTTGAAATGTTTACTCTCAATGCACCTTCTGAACCTGCCAAAGAAGCACAACAAGCCATGCTGGATTCCATCACTTCCCAAGTCGTGGAGGCTTTGGCGAAAAGCCGGAAGATGAACACAGATCAAATTCTCAATGCCATTAATAATAGTCCTTACACCGATCTTGAGGCCAATGAACTCAAGCTCATCGATCGTCTCGAATATCGTCAAAATTTAAAACCTGCTTTAGAGGAACGCTATGGGCACGAAAAGGCACTCCATTTCCTCGACTTTTTGACTTATCAGGAAGTTCAAGCTGTCGATAAAATTGCCTCTCCCTTTCAAGATCACGTAGCTCTTGTTTTTGATGCGGGAGCAATTAATTCCAGTGATGATGACGCCGAAGGCTTGATGCGTGAGAGTTTTATTAGCTCTGCCCGGACGTATCATATTTTTATGGAGTTATTGAAAGACCCTCACGTTAAGTCCATTGTCTATCGCATCAGCTCTCCCGGAGGGTCTCCTGTGGCCTCTGAAACCATTGCAAGTGTGATTCGACATGCCAAAACAAAAGGTATACCTGTCGTCGTCTCTATGGGCGATTATGCAGCCTCTGGGGGATATTGGGTTTCAACAGAAGGAAGTAAGATTTTTGCTGAACCCTTCACGCTCACAGGCTCTATCGGAGTTTTCACTGGCAAATTTGTCATTAAGGATCTTTGGGAGAAGCTGGGAATCCATTGGGCTGGCGCGTCCTTTGGTAAAAACAGTGGACTTGATAGTATGAATACAACTTTCTCGCCTGAAGAATGGGAGCGCGTGAATGCGTTTTTGGATCGAATTTACTCCTCCTTCGTAAACAAAGTCGCAACTAGGCGAAAATTAAGCCCAGACGCCGTTGAAAAAGCTGCTAAGGGACGTGTTTGGACAGGTGAGCAAGCCCAATCCTTAGGACTTGTTGATCAATTGGGAGGCCTTCAAGACGCCATTATGTTTGCTAAATTGGAGGCCAAGCTGGACAGCGATGCGGAAGTCCTCATCTATCCTAAACCTAAATCTTTACTCGAAGAACTTTCCGAAAAGCTTTTGGGTCATAAAGGTCATGGAGAGGAAGAGTACGTTCAGTCTTCATTTTTACCCATCTTTAAACTCTGGAAATCTCTCCAGATGTTTGCAGCGAAAATTCATCTTCTTATGGGGGGCGAAGTTCTGGAGGCAAGTCTTCCTGAGGTGCGCTGA
- a CDS encoding CCA tRNA nucleotidyltransferase, whose product MKPSLKIQSPWENDSALKTLFQTLSQNGATPYLVGGGVRDALLGLRAEDEDIAINILPEEVMGLLDEAGIPHVPTGLSHGTITAVLKKRPYQITSLRTDIKTFGRHAEVAFTEDWIQDASRRDFTINALYADLEGTIYDPFGGIEDLHNHHVKFIGNPTKRIEEDYLRILRFFRFSAFYGKGNLDSEGLAACTRLAPQIRILAKERITQEFLKLMKTPFVFPVLKTLQGSRILGVFLETTIDFEGLQKMLEFERSLSFGPDPFLRLALSQIQSTVLFSSLRLSNKEQLRYKKLENFQPITAQNLSESLYRWGTETVRDWVILQASKGGEFDSSWLQIIQSWTRPLFPLKGEDLMQRGIKGPALGNILHETEEWWISENFKPSYEACLNRLDQVLEKGNREPV is encoded by the coding sequence ATGAAACCCTCTCTAAAAATTCAGTCCCCTTGGGAAAATGATTCTGCATTGAAAACCTTATTTCAGACGTTGTCCCAAAATGGGGCCACCCCGTATTTGGTGGGAGGGGGCGTCCGAGATGCTCTTTTAGGCTTGCGCGCAGAAGACGAAGATATTGCGATTAATATTTTGCCAGAAGAGGTCATGGGGCTTTTAGATGAGGCGGGCATCCCTCATGTTCCCACAGGACTTTCTCACGGTACTATTACCGCAGTGCTGAAAAAACGCCCTTATCAAATTACAAGCCTTCGGACAGATATCAAAACCTTCGGACGGCATGCGGAAGTCGCATTTACCGAAGACTGGATTCAAGATGCTTCAAGGCGGGATTTTACGATCAATGCGCTTTATGCGGATCTTGAGGGGACAATCTATGATCCTTTTGGGGGAATTGAAGATCTTCACAATCATCATGTAAAATTCATTGGCAATCCTACAAAACGCATTGAGGAAGATTATTTACGGATTCTCCGGTTCTTTCGGTTTTCAGCTTTTTATGGAAAAGGAAATTTGGATTCTGAAGGGCTTGCCGCATGTACGCGGTTGGCCCCTCAAATTCGAATATTGGCCAAAGAACGGATCACTCAAGAATTCCTGAAATTAATGAAAACGCCCTTCGTTTTCCCTGTTTTAAAAACCCTTCAAGGTAGTAGAATATTAGGCGTTTTTCTCGAGACGACCATTGATTTTGAAGGGCTTCAAAAGATGTTGGAGTTTGAGAGAAGTCTTTCCTTTGGCCCGGATCCTTTTTTAAGACTTGCCCTTTCTCAAATCCAATCGACGGTTCTTTTTTCCTCTTTAAGACTCTCGAACAAAGAACAATTGCGCTACAAGAAACTTGAAAATTTCCAACCTATAACAGCTCAAAATCTTTCTGAATCTCTTTATCGATGGGGGACTGAAACTGTCAGAGATTGGGTCATTTTACAAGCCTCTAAAGGAGGGGAGTTTGATAGCTCCTGGCTTCAAATCATTCAAAGTTGGACGCGTCCTCTATTCCCTCTCAAAGGTGAGGATCTGATGCAGCGTGGCATTAAAGGGCCTGCTTTGGGAAATATCCTTCATGAGACTGAAGAGTGGTGGATTTCTGAAAATTTCAAGCCCTCTTATGAAGCGTGTCTAAACCGTTTGGATCAAGTTTTAGAAAAGGGCAATCGAGAGCCCGTTTGA
- a CDS encoding phosphatidate cytidylyltransferase — MAMNDLQKRILSSVILIPPVIACLYAGPPYSSLFGGLVTLMLLLEWVLMSFSARKPDFRGVLMFFAGLLYVLASALFLLHVLETPEGLGGKLILMLLIIVWSTDSGAYLVGSIFKGPKLASRLSPNKTWSGFFGGLILGTVIGSVGVYFIGGAEDWMKFFPVVLGLSFIGQLGDLMESSVKRFWHVKDSGHLIPGHGGLLDRLDSLLGIAFFLAIWQSLM; from the coding sequence ATGGCAATGAATGACCTCCAAAAACGAATTCTTTCGAGTGTCATTCTGATTCCCCCCGTCATTGCCTGTCTTTATGCAGGGCCGCCTTATTCCTCCCTATTCGGAGGCCTTGTAACTTTGATGTTACTTTTGGAGTGGGTTTTGATGAGCTTTTCAGCGCGGAAACCCGATTTTCGAGGAGTCCTCATGTTTTTTGCAGGACTCTTGTATGTTTTGGCAAGTGCGTTATTTCTACTTCATGTTTTGGAAACTCCAGAAGGACTGGGGGGTAAACTTATCCTTATGCTCCTCATTATCGTGTGGAGCACGGATTCAGGAGCGTATCTTGTAGGAAGTATTTTCAAAGGCCCTAAACTTGCCTCGCGCCTCAGCCCCAATAAAACTTGGTCCGGCTTTTTTGGGGGCCTTATTTTGGGAACAGTCATAGGCAGTGTTGGGGTTTATTTTATTGGGGGAGCTGAGGATTGGATGAAATTTTTTCCGGTAGTTTTGGGGTTGTCTTTTATTGGTCAGCTGGGAGACCTTATGGAATCTTCCGTCAAGCGTTTTTGGCATGTGAAAGATAGCGGCCACTTGATTCCAGGTCATGGCGGGCTTTTAGATCGTCTGGACAGTCTTCTTGGGATTGCTTTTTTCCTTGCGATTTGGCAATCTCTCATGTGA
- a CDS encoding isoprenyl transferase, translating to MTKGSPSLSHVPQHVAIIMDGNGRWAREQGLSRLAGHQKGSEVARDIIRAAADAGVGYITLFAFSSENWRRDPDEVTGLMALLKHYLETEVETLHQEGVKLRIIGERHLLPNNILALIEDAEAKTRTNKKIELIMALSYGSRAEIVNAAREMAQKVRDRRLEPEDITEEALSAHLYTSDVPDPDLLIRTSGEQRISNYLLWQLAYTEFVFVNKYWPNFTPQDFLEAIEVYHGRERRYGTAA from the coding sequence ATGACCAAGGGTTCTCCTTCTCTTTCACATGTTCCACAACATGTTGCCATCATTATGGATGGGAATGGTCGATGGGCCCGAGAGCAAGGACTTTCTCGTCTTGCTGGTCATCAAAAAGGCAGCGAAGTCGCGCGCGATATTATCCGTGCTGCCGCGGATGCTGGGGTAGGATATATCACGCTCTTTGCGTTTTCGTCAGAAAATTGGCGCCGTGATCCCGATGAGGTCACAGGTCTTATGGCTCTTTTAAAACATTACCTTGAAACAGAAGTGGAAACGCTCCATCAAGAAGGTGTAAAATTGAGAATCATTGGGGAACGTCATCTTTTGCCCAATAATATTTTAGCACTGATTGAAGATGCGGAAGCCAAAACACGGACGAATAAAAAGATTGAGCTCATTATGGCGCTCAGTTACGGCAGCCGGGCAGAGATTGTGAATGCAGCCCGAGAGATGGCTCAAAAAGTTAGAGATCGCCGTTTGGAACCAGAGGATATTACCGAAGAGGCTTTGTCCGCCCATCTTTATACGTCTGATGTACCGGATCCAGATCTTTTGATTCGCACCAGCGGTGAACAACGCATTAGTAACTATTTATTGTGGCAATTGGCTTACACAGAATTTGTGTTTGTTAATAAATACTGGCCCAATTTTACACCTCAAGATTTTCTCGAGGCCATAGAAGTCTATCACGGCCGTGAGCGTCGGTACGGAACGGCGGCGTAA
- the frr gene encoding ribosome recycling factor — protein sequence MTASLDAAHKDFSGLRTGRAAPSLLEAIVVDAYGGKMPLSQVGNINAPEPRALSVQVWDASLVSHVEKAIREAGLGLNPSSAGQVIRVPVPELSEERRKEMVKVAGKYAEAGRVAIRGVRRDGMDKIKLMEKDGHISEDDLHRLSDDIQKMTDDFIKKLDEALVHKEKEILQV from the coding sequence ATGACTGCGTCTTTGGACGCGGCGCATAAGGATTTTTCAGGTTTGAGGACAGGTCGCGCGGCACCTAGTCTTTTGGAAGCCATTGTGGTTGACGCTTACGGTGGAAAAATGCCTTTGTCCCAAGTGGGCAACATTAACGCACCAGAGCCCCGTGCTTTGTCTGTGCAAGTTTGGGACGCATCCTTAGTCAGTCATGTCGAAAAAGCAATTAGAGAAGCAGGGTTGGGATTAAATCCCTCATCTGCAGGGCAAGTCATTCGCGTGCCTGTCCCTGAGCTCAGCGAAGAACGCCGCAAGGAAATGGTCAAGGTTGCCGGAAAGTATGCAGAAGCAGGACGGGTTGCCATTCGTGGTGTTCGCCGAGATGGCATGGACAAAATTAAGCTTATGGAAAAAGACGGACACATCTCGGAAGATGACCTTCACCGTTTGTCAGATGATATTCAAAAAATGACGGATGATTTTATTAAAAAATTGGATGAAGCCTTAGTTCATAAAGAAAAAGAAATTTTGCAGGTGTGA
- the pyrH gene encoding UMP kinase has translation MLSPSFDPKIQYKRILLKLSGEALMGGRSYGIDLPTIERMSQEIKDAHDMGVEICIVVGGGNIFRGLKGAAEGIERSTSDHMGMLATVMNSLALQSSLEYLGLEVRVMSAIPMHSICEPYIRRRAVHHMEKGRIVICAAGTGNPYFTTDSAAALRASELHCHALLKATKVDGVYSADPIKDKDAKFYEKLGYMDVLTQDLQVMDAAAISLARESKIPIIVFSILNHDALIDVVRGRGKFTVVS, from the coding sequence GTGTTAAGTCCTAGTTTCGATCCCAAAATTCAATATAAGCGTATTCTCTTGAAACTTTCAGGGGAGGCATTGATGGGGGGGCGATCCTATGGCATAGATTTACCCACCATTGAGCGCATGTCGCAAGAAATCAAAGACGCCCATGATATGGGTGTTGAGATTTGCATTGTAGTCGGTGGTGGAAATATCTTCCGAGGCCTTAAGGGCGCTGCAGAGGGCATTGAGCGCTCAACATCTGATCACATGGGAATGCTTGCAACCGTCATGAATTCGCTTGCACTGCAAAGCAGCCTTGAGTATTTAGGTCTTGAAGTTCGTGTGATGTCTGCAATTCCTATGCATTCCATTTGTGAACCGTATATTAGAAGACGGGCCGTCCATCATATGGAAAAGGGACGCATCGTGATTTGTGCGGCAGGAACGGGAAACCCCTATTTCACAACTGACTCTGCTGCAGCGCTTCGCGCCTCAGAACTTCATTGCCATGCACTTTTGAAAGCAACAAAAGTGGACGGTGTTTATTCTGCAGATCCGATAAAAGATAAAGACGCCAAATTTTATGAAAAATTGGGTTATATGGATGTACTCACGCAAGATTTGCAGGTCATGGATGCGGCCGCTATTTCTTTGGCCCGGGAAAGCAAGATTCCGATCATTGTTTTCTCGATTCTGAATCACGATGCGTTGATTGATGTTGTGAGAGGTCGGGGTAAGTTTACGGTCGTATCTTAA
- the tsf gene encoding translation elongation factor Ts: MSVTPALVKELREKTGAGMMDCKKALAEVNGSLEHAVDWLRKKGLAAAAKKSGRVAAEGLVGVAVSGAKGAILEVNAETDFVGRNEHFQEFVKAATKLTMDAKGDLETLKTLTYPGTSENISERLTQLIATIGENMALRRSGFLEVKDGVVVSYLHNAISPELGRIGVLVALESTASKDELTQLGKQIAMHIAAARPTALKTTDLSSADVERERAIFKDQAIASGKPAEFADKMVEGRIRKYYEEVVLEEQAFIMDPKSRVKDVVEQKGKELGSSVVLSGFLSFALGEGIEKEESDFAAEVASLAK, encoded by the coding sequence GTGAGTGTAACACCAGCATTAGTGAAAGAACTGCGCGAAAAAACGGGCGCAGGTATGATGGATTGTAAAAAAGCATTGGCGGAAGTCAATGGCAGCCTTGAACATGCCGTTGATTGGCTTCGGAAAAAAGGTCTTGCGGCTGCGGCTAAAAAATCAGGCCGTGTTGCGGCTGAAGGCCTCGTTGGCGTTGCCGTTTCTGGCGCAAAGGGAGCGATCCTTGAAGTCAACGCGGAAACTGATTTCGTTGGACGTAACGAGCACTTCCAAGAGTTCGTGAAAGCGGCCACAAAGTTGACTATGGATGCCAAAGGTGACTTGGAAACGTTAAAGACATTAACTTATCCTGGAACATCTGAAAACATTTCTGAGCGTTTGACCCAATTGATTGCAACTATTGGCGAGAATATGGCATTGCGTCGTTCCGGTTTTTTGGAAGTCAAAGACGGCGTTGTTGTCTCTTACCTTCACAATGCGATCTCTCCAGAACTGGGGCGGATTGGTGTTTTGGTTGCGCTTGAGTCTACAGCATCGAAAGATGAATTGACCCAATTGGGCAAGCAAATTGCAATGCATATTGCTGCTGCGCGCCCTACGGCTTTGAAGACGACAGATCTCTCCTCAGCAGATGTTGAGCGTGAGCGCGCGATTTTCAAAGATCAAGCAATTGCGTCTGGCAAGCCTGCAGAGTTTGCTGACAAAATGGTCGAAGGCCGTATTCGCAAGTATTACGAAGAAGTTGTTCTTGAAGAGCAAGCTTTCATCATGGATCCAAAATCTCGCGTGAAAGATGTCGTTGAGCAAAAAGGAAAAGAGCTTGGATCTTCCGTTGTTCTTTCCGGATTCCTCTCATTCGCATTGGGCGAAGGCATTGAAAAAGAAGAATCTGATTTCGCTGCAGAAGTGGCATCACTTGCAAAATAA